A window from Marinagarivorans cellulosilyticus encodes these proteins:
- the ureE gene encoding urease accessory protein UreE, producing the protein MLEAHSLITGQTPAATLTLELTFDDRQKSRHRSQTVCGQALGWFIERGHVLKDGDLLQCTTGEVAVVVAAPESVSTVYAKTSLELTRAAYHLGNRHVPLQITDAFLRYQHDHVLDDMVRGLGLNVECEKAAFQPEPGAYAGGHSAGHGHSHSHDH; encoded by the coding sequence ATGTTAGAAGCACATTCGCTTATTACTGGGCAGACGCCAGCGGCAACACTCACACTGGAGCTAACCTTTGACGACAGGCAAAAAAGCCGACATCGTAGCCAAACGGTATGCGGGCAGGCGTTGGGTTGGTTTATTGAGCGTGGCCATGTACTAAAAGATGGCGATTTACTCCAGTGCACTACCGGTGAGGTAGCCGTGGTTGTTGCGGCGCCCGAAAGCGTGAGCACGGTTTATGCAAAAACTTCTTTGGAGCTAACGCGCGCGGCTTACCACCTCGGGAACCGCCATGTGCCATTACAAATTACAGATGCTTTTTTGCGTTATCAGCACGATCACGTATTAGACGATATGGTGCGCGGTTTGGGTTTAAATGTAGAGTGCGAAAAAGCGGCTTTTCAGCCTGAACCGGGCGCTTACGCCGGCGGGCATTCAGCAGGTCACGGCCACAGTCATTCGCATGACCATTAA
- a CDS encoding urease accessory protein UreF has protein sequence MTIKLQSAEPVTHCSQSLLHLLHLSSPALPVGAYAYSQGLEYAIDHGKLTTVDSVADWLRGVLLHGLGSLDLPVLIRCYQAWGEKNYTTVNHWNYFLRACRETSELLLEDEQLGMALSRLLADLDFPSDAINALKEKPSFAVMFALAGNHWKIPIGDLLQSFAYSWLENQVAAATKIVPLGQTAAQKLLIQLLPAIPLAIAAAQDATDDNLGASLPGQVLASTLHEYQYSRLFRS, from the coding sequence ATGACCATTAAATTACAATCGGCGGAGCCTGTGACGCACTGCTCTCAGTCGTTGTTGCATTTACTGCATTTATCTAGCCCAGCATTGCCGGTAGGGGCTTACGCTTATTCGCAAGGGCTAGAGTACGCGATTGATCACGGTAAATTAACAACGGTTGATAGCGTGGCAGATTGGCTGCGCGGTGTTTTATTACACGGGCTTGGCAGTTTAGATTTACCCGTTCTAATACGCTGTTATCAAGCGTGGGGCGAAAAAAACTATACCACGGTTAATCACTGGAACTATTTTTTGCGAGCTTGCCGCGAAACCAGCGAATTGCTGCTAGAGGATGAACAGCTCGGCATGGCACTAAGCCGGTTATTAGCTGATTTAGATTTTCCGAGTGACGCCATTAACGCCCTCAAAGAAAAGCCCAGTTTTGCGGTGATGTTTGCACTGGCTGGCAACCACTGGAAAATACCTATCGGCGATTTATTACAGAGTTTTGCCTATAGCTGGCTAGAAAACCAAGTTGCCGCAGCGACTAAAATAGTACCGCTGGGGCAAACCGCGGCGCAAAAATTATTAATTCAATTGCTGCCGGCCATTCCCTTGGCGATAGCGGCAGCGCAAGACGCAACCGATGACAACCTAGGTGCCAGCTTGCCGGGTCAAGTGTTGGCGTCGACATTACACGAATACCAATATTCACGACTATTTCGATCTTAA
- the ureG gene encoding urease accessory protein UreG, with translation MSNIQPNKPALRLGIGGPVGSGKTALVKTLCAELKSRYNIAVITNDIYTREDAEFLLRHEALEQDRIIGVETGGCPHTAIREDASMNLSAVAELNDRFEGLDIILIESGGDNLAATFSPELSDLTLYVIDVSAGDKIPRKGGPGITKSDLLIINKIDLAPLVGADLSVMDRDAKKMRGDKPFVFSNLKDGTGVADIVSFIETQGMLSPKKQ, from the coding sequence ATGAGTAATATTCAACCGAACAAACCGGCTTTACGGTTAGGTATAGGCGGCCCAGTGGGCTCTGGTAAAACAGCACTGGTCAAAACCTTATGTGCCGAATTAAAAAGCCGTTATAACATCGCCGTGATTACTAATGATATTTATACCCGTGAAGATGCCGAGTTTTTATTGCGTCACGAAGCGCTAGAGCAGGATCGTATTATTGGTGTTGAAACGGGTGGCTGCCCGCATACGGCTATTCGTGAAGACGCATCGATGAATTTGTCTGCGGTAGCAGAACTCAATGACCGCTTTGAAGGGTTGGACATCATTTTAATTGAAAGTGGTGGCGATAACTTAGCGGCAACTTTTAGCCCTGAGTTATCCGATTTAACACTCTATGTTATTGACGTTTCGGCGGGCGATAAAATACCCCGTAAGGGCGGGCCGGGCATTACCAAATCGGATCTGCTTATTATTAACAAGATTGATCTGGCACCGCTAGTGGGTGCTGATTTATCGGTTATGGATCGCGATGCTAAGAAAATGCGTGGCGATAAGCCTTTCGTATTCAGTAATTTAAAAGACGGCACCGGTGTTGCGGATATTGTGTCATTTATAGAAACGCAGGGCATGCTTAGCCCTAAAAAACAGTAG
- a CDS encoding HupE/UreJ family protein, with protein sequence MKIQKIVMTAALLGLSAPALAHGASSTGGFWQGILHPLTGLDHLVAVICLGAWLSTLSRRVALKSVLAVVALFFTSIVLAGTIDGAQLKLVEVSVLASVVVIGVLMFARTQLGALTPIVAAVLFVVHGLAHSTEVVGGLYSFAGGASLSVAGLALVSYFFAKSVAFFCTKWA encoded by the coding sequence ATGAAAATTCAGAAAATTGTAATGACGGCTGCACTTTTAGGGCTTTCAGCCCCTGCATTGGCGCATGGCGCAAGTAGTACGGGTGGCTTTTGGCAGGGTATTCTTCATCCGTTAACAGGGCTAGACCATTTGGTGGCGGTGATTTGCCTTGGTGCATGGCTGTCTACCCTATCGCGCCGTGTGGCGCTTAAAAGTGTTTTGGCTGTGGTGGCGTTATTTTTCACGAGTATTGTGTTGGCGGGGACGATTGATGGCGCTCAGCTAAAACTCGTAGAAGTATCTGTTTTAGCCTCGGTGGTGGTTATTGGTGTATTGATGTTTGCTAGAACCCAGTTAGGGGCGCTAACGCCTATTGTTGCGGCCGTGCTTTTTGTTGTTCACGGCTTAGCACATAGTACGGAAGTGGTGGGGGGCCTTTATAGCTTTGCTGGCGGTGCAAGTTTGTCGGTGGCGGGATTGGCGTTGGTGTCGTATTTTTTTGCGAAGTCCGTTGCGTTTTTTTGCACCAAATGGGCATAG
- the urtA gene encoding urea ABC transporter substrate-binding protein yields MKHSFKSIIKKTSMAISIATLTTGAMVVQAADTIKVGVLHSLSGTMAISETTLKDTVLMMVEEQNKKGGLLGKKLEAVVVDPASNWPLFAEKTKQLLEKDKVDVIFGCWTSVSRKSVLPVIEELNGLLFYPVQYEGEESSKNVFYTGAAPNQQAIPSVDYLMNEEGVERWVLEGTDYVYPRTTNKILEQYLISKGVKKADISINYTPFGHSDWQTRVADIKKFGSAGKKTAVVSTVNGDANVPFYKELANAGVTAEDIPVVAFSVGEEELSGFDTKPLVGHLAAWNYFMSAESEANDAFIAKWHKYIKDKKRVTNDPMEATYIGFEMWAKAVEKAGTAEVDAVREAMYGITVPNLTGGIAVMNTNHHLTKPVLIGEIQENGQFETVWQTPGGVIGDAWTDFLPESANLVADWTKPIACGNFNIKTGKCSGQNY; encoded by the coding sequence ATGAAGCATTCTTTCAAGAGTATTATTAAAAAGACGAGCATGGCTATATCAATAGCAACGCTTACGACAGGGGCAATGGTGGTTCAAGCTGCAGATACCATTAAGGTCGGTGTTCTTCACTCTTTGTCTGGCACTATGGCTATCAGTGAAACAACACTAAAAGATACTGTGTTAATGATGGTTGAAGAGCAAAATAAAAAAGGCGGGCTACTGGGTAAAAAACTTGAAGCAGTAGTAGTTGATCCAGCCTCTAACTGGCCTTTATTTGCAGAAAAGACGAAGCAATTACTTGAAAAAGATAAGGTCGATGTGATTTTTGGTTGCTGGACATCGGTTTCTCGTAAGTCGGTATTGCCCGTTATCGAGGAGCTAAATGGCTTGCTGTTTTACCCCGTACAGTACGAAGGCGAAGAGTCTTCTAAAAACGTATTTTACACCGGTGCGGCACCTAACCAGCAGGCGATCCCTTCGGTTGATTACTTAATGAATGAAGAAGGCGTAGAGCGTTGGGTATTAGAAGGTACCGATTATGTTTACCCACGTACAACCAATAAAATTTTGGAGCAATACTTAATTAGTAAAGGTGTTAAAAAAGCCGATATCTCTATCAACTACACACCTTTTGGCCACAGCGATTGGCAAACACGTGTTGCAGACATTAAGAAGTTTGGCTCGGCAGGTAAAAAGACAGCTGTTGTTTCTACTGTAAACGGTGATGCGAATGTACCGTTTTATAAAGAGTTGGCCAATGCTGGCGTTACGGCTGAAGATATCCCCGTTGTGGCTTTCTCGGTGGGTGAGGAAGAACTTTCAGGTTTTGATACCAAGCCATTGGTTGGGCACTTGGCGGCGTGGAACTACTTTATGAGCGCTGAAAGTGAAGCCAATGATGCATTTATTGCCAAGTGGCACAAATACATCAAAGACAAAAAGCGTGTAACTAACGACCCAATGGAAGCCACGTATATTGGTTTTGAAATGTGGGCAAAAGCGGTAGAAAAAGCCGGTACTGCTGAAGTAGATGCCGTGCGCGAAGCTATGTATGGCATTACTGTACCTAACTTAACCGGCGGCATTGCGGTTATGAATACCAATCACCACTTAACTAAGCCTGTATTGATTGGTGAGATTCAAGAAAATGGCCAGTTTGAAACCGTATGGCAAACTCCCGGCGGCGTTATTGGTGATGCATGGACAGACTTTTTACCAGAATCAGCTAACTTAGTGGCAGATTGGACTAAGCCTATCGCTTGCGGGAACTTTAATATTAAAACCGGTAAATGCTCTGGTCAAAACTATTAA
- the urtB gene encoding urea ABC transporter permease subunit UrtB codes for MCRVKQMAGWLGALGIFLMASLATAADFETELKTLSKGSYSKKAIAVQALSEIDDARVLPTLQVMLDGRLYVVKNGGAIVAEEGESFRNILDDEIVAYTSRQVKKIRINNKLRRALRTALASIEIKSKIADVRKSSVQNLIKAPNKDLRPLIFEAYKQEKIPAIKELMGVALATIDISSDDQETRLKAVDILSLTVEPAAVSLLQQLMAKEEGQYVEQDAEVVAAAESALKKVNGKIRVYSFIETVFFGLSLGSVLLLAAIGLAITFGVMGVINMAHGEMIMLGAYTTFAIQQVFPQWIEASILIAIPAAFLVSGAVGVIIERTIIRHLYGRPLETLLATFGVSLFLQQLVRTFRSNNVAVVTPDWMSGMLEINGALGFTYNRLFIIIFSLLVLGLLVLLLKKTLLGLQMRAVTQNRAMANSMGIRSSWVDALTFGLGSGIAGIAGVALSQITNVGPNMGQQYIIDSFMVVVFGGVGNLLGTFFAAMSLGVVNKFLEPAMGAVVAKIMMLIFIILFIQWRPRGLFALKGRFVED; via the coding sequence ATGTGTAGAGTAAAGCAAATGGCGGGTTGGCTAGGCGCGTTAGGCATTTTCCTAATGGCTTCGTTGGCAACCGCTGCAGACTTCGAAACAGAATTAAAAACATTGAGTAAAGGATCGTATTCAAAAAAAGCTATTGCTGTGCAAGCGCTTAGTGAAATTGATGATGCGAGGGTGTTGCCCACGCTACAAGTGATGTTAGATGGCCGGTTATATGTAGTAAAAAACGGCGGTGCTATTGTGGCTGAAGAAGGCGAGAGCTTTCGCAATATCCTTGATGACGAAATAGTGGCTTATACCAGCCGCCAAGTAAAAAAAATACGTATTAATAATAAGCTGCGACGTGCCCTGCGTACGGCATTAGCCAGTATTGAAATAAAATCTAAAATTGCCGATGTTAGAAAGTCCTCGGTGCAAAACCTAATTAAGGCGCCGAATAAGGATTTGCGGCCACTGATTTTTGAGGCCTACAAGCAAGAGAAAATTCCAGCTATCAAAGAGTTGATGGGGGTAGCTTTAGCCACCATTGATATCTCTTCTGATGATCAGGAAACCCGCCTAAAAGCCGTGGATATCCTGTCTTTGACGGTCGAGCCGGCGGCAGTATCACTGCTGCAGCAGTTAATGGCCAAAGAAGAGGGACAATATGTTGAGCAAGATGCTGAGGTTGTAGCAGCGGCAGAGTCGGCGTTAAAAAAGGTTAATGGAAAAATTCGCGTTTACTCCTTTATAGAAACAGTATTTTTTGGCTTAAGCTTAGGTTCGGTTTTATTGTTAGCGGCCATTGGCTTGGCAATTACCTTTGGTGTAATGGGTGTTATTAATATGGCGCACGGCGAAATGATTATGCTTGGCGCTTATACGACCTTTGCTATTCAGCAGGTTTTCCCGCAATGGATAGAAGCCTCAATATTAATTGCCATTCCGGCTGCATTCTTAGTGTCGGGTGCTGTTGGGGTAATTATCGAGCGCACAATTATTCGCCATTTATATGGCCGCCCACTAGAAACCTTGCTGGCAACTTTTGGGGTGAGTTTATTCCTGCAGCAATTAGTACGTACATTCCGCTCCAACAATGTGGCTGTAGTAACACCGGATTGGATGAGTGGCATGTTAGAAATTAACGGCGCACTAGGGTTTACCTACAATCGCCTGTTTATCATTATTTTTAGCTTGTTAGTGCTAGGTTTACTGGTGTTATTGCTGAAGAAAACTCTATTGGGCTTGCAAATGCGCGCCGTTACGCAAAACCGTGCAATGGCCAACTCAATGGGTATTCGGTCTAGTTGGGTGGATGCTTTAACGTTTGGTTTGGGCTCGGGTATTGCGGGTATAGCTGGTGTTGCGTTAAGTCAAATCACCAATGTGGGACCAAACATGGGGCAACAATACATTATTGATTCATTCATGGTTGTAGTGTTTGGCGGTGTTGGTAATTTATTGGGCACCTTCTTTGCGGCCATGAGCTTAGGTGTGGTTAATAAGTTCCTAGAGCCCGCAATGGGTGCAGTAGTGGCGAAGATTATGATGCTGATCTTTATTATATTGTTTATTCAGTGGCGGCCAAGAGGGCTGTTTGCACTGAAAGGCCGGTTTGTGGAGGACTAA
- the urtC gene encoding urea ABC transporter permease subunit UrtC, whose amino-acid sequence MVLLAVLIIVPFLNIVMPEGSFLHVPTYTVTLLGKYLCFALLALALDLVWGYCGILSLGHGAFFALGGYAMGMYLMRQIGDRGVYGNADLPDFMVFLNWQELPWYWQGFDQFWFAALLVLLAPGILAFVFGWLAFRSRVTGVYLSIITQALTYALMLAFFQNDFGFGGNNGLTDFKDILGFDLQSDATRLVLYMLTGIAVLAAFLLCKYITLSKQGRVLVAIRDAESRTRFMGYRVEHYKLFVFVVSAMIAGIAGALYVPQIGIINPSEFNPLNSIEIVIWVAIGGRGTLYGALLGAVLVNYAKTYFTGGIFAEFWLFMLGGLFVVSTIYLPKGVIGLAEQLRNKRAAKKAEQASNQKVEGA is encoded by the coding sequence ATGGTGTTATTGGCGGTATTAATAATTGTGCCTTTTCTTAATATTGTAATGCCAGAGGGTTCTTTCCTGCATGTACCGACTTATACCGTTACTTTGCTGGGTAAATACTTATGCTTTGCTTTGTTGGCGCTAGCGTTGGATTTGGTGTGGGGATATTGCGGTATTTTAAGCTTGGGCCACGGTGCTTTTTTTGCGCTAGGGGGCTATGCCATGGGGATGTATCTCATGCGCCAAATTGGCGACCGCGGCGTTTATGGTAATGCTGATTTGCCTGATTTCATGGTGTTTTTGAATTGGCAGGAATTACCTTGGTACTGGCAGGGTTTTGATCAGTTTTGGTTTGCGGCATTACTGGTGCTTTTAGCGCCGGGCATACTAGCATTTGTATTTGGTTGGTTGGCGTTTCGCTCGCGGGTAACAGGCGTTTACCTATCGATTATTACCCAAGCGCTTACCTACGCATTAATGCTGGCATTCTTCCAGAACGATTTTGGTTTTGGCGGCAATAACGGCTTAACCGACTTTAAAGATATTCTGGGCTTTGATTTGCAGTCTGATGCTACGCGCTTGGTCTTGTACATGCTAACGGGTATAGCTGTATTGGCAGCATTTTTATTGTGTAAATACATTACCCTAAGCAAGCAGGGGCGGGTGTTGGTTGCAATACGCGATGCCGAAAGTCGCACGCGCTTTATGGGATATAGGGTCGAGCATTACAAGCTATTTGTTTTTGTGGTGTCTGCGATGATTGCAGGTATTGCGGGGGCTTTATATGTACCGCAAATTGGCATTATTAATCCTTCTGAATTTAATCCTTTAAATTCTATTGAGATTGTAATTTGGGTGGCTATTGGTGGCCGCGGCACGCTGTATGGTGCGTTACTTGGTGCAGTGTTAGTAAACTACGCCAAAACCTATTTTACCGGCGGTATTTTTGCTGAGTTTTGGTTGTTTATGTTAGGCGGGTTATTTGTGGTTAGTACCATTTATTTACCTAAAGGCGTTATTGGCTTAGCTGAGCAATTGCGCAACAAGCGAGCGGCTAAAAAGGCCGAACAAGCCTCAAACCAAAAAGTGGAGGGCGCATAA
- the urtD gene encoding urea ABC transporter ATP-binding protein UrtD, which translates to MSVSVAEYKPKSILYLNGVTKSFDGFKAINNLSLDIRPGELRAIIGPNGAGKSTMMDIITGKTKPDEGEVKFKDLTDLTKHDEADIANLGIGRKFQKPTVIESLTVWENLELALSGRRGVWQTLFFKLADSDAERVASTLTLVGLEERKADYAQNLSHGQKQWLEIGMLIMQDPELLLIDEPAAGMTDYETLQTAKLLKDISQKHSVVVVEHDMDFIRALDTKVTVLHEGSVLAEGTLDVVSADPRVIEVYLGR; encoded by the coding sequence ATGTCGGTTAGCGTAGCGGAATATAAGCCCAAAAGTATTTTGTACTTAAATGGCGTAACAAAAAGCTTTGATGGTTTCAAAGCGATTAATAATTTATCGCTTGATATTCGCCCTGGCGAGCTTCGTGCAATTATTGGCCCTAATGGTGCCGGTAAAAGCACGATGATGGATATTATCACCGGTAAAACCAAACCCGATGAAGGTGAAGTAAAGTTTAAAGACCTTACCGATTTAACCAAGCATGATGAAGCGGATATTGCCAATTTAGGTATTGGCCGCAAGTTTCAAAAACCTACAGTGATTGAAAGCTTAACTGTTTGGGAAAACTTAGAGTTGGCGTTATCTGGGCGGCGCGGAGTATGGCAAACCTTGTTTTTTAAGCTTGCCGATAGCGATGCCGAGCGCGTGGCCAGTACCTTAACGTTAGTGGGGCTGGAGGAGCGTAAAGCTGATTACGCGCAAAACTTATCGCATGGTCAAAAGCAGTGGTTGGAAATCGGCATGCTTATTATGCAGGACCCAGAGCTACTGCTAATTGATGAGCCCGCAGCGGGAATGACGGACTATGAAACGCTGCAAACTGCAAAGTTGCTCAAAGACATTAGTCAGAAGCATTCGGTTGTAGTGGTTGAGCACGATATGGATTTTATTCGTGCGCTCGATACCAAAGTAACGGTACTGCATGAAGGCAGTGTTTTAGCAGAAGGCACGTTGGATGTTGTTTCGGCTGATCCACGGGTTATTGAAGTTTATTTGGGGCGCTAG
- the urtE gene encoding urea ABC transporter ATP-binding subunit UrtE, whose amino-acid sequence MLEAKKLNLFYGASQALFDVDLQAQKGAITSILGRNGVGKTSLARAVSGRHPVSGGSILWQGKDITRMSSADRAKAGIAYVPQGREVFSQLTVEENLKTAFAVLPRKQRAINSEIYDLFPVLRDMLHRRGGDLSGGQQQQLAIGRALVMRPQLLILDEPTEGIQPSVIKDIHNVISILRDRGEMAILLVEQYFEFARALADSYVVMDRGNAVLSGDIGAMDETRVREYLTV is encoded by the coding sequence ATGCTTGAGGCAAAAAAGTTAAATTTATTTTACGGTGCAAGCCAAGCGTTATTCGATGTGGATTTGCAGGCGCAAAAGGGCGCTATTACTAGTATTTTGGGGCGTAACGGGGTGGGTAAAACCAGTTTGGCGCGCGCTGTTTCAGGTAGGCACCCTGTTAGTGGCGGTAGTATTTTATGGCAGGGTAAAGACATTACCCGAATGTCATCGGCGGATCGCGCGAAAGCGGGCATTGCGTATGTGCCGCAGGGGCGGGAGGTGTTCTCGCAATTAACTGTCGAGGAGAACTTAAAAACAGCCTTTGCGGTATTGCCGCGCAAGCAGCGTGCTATTAATAGTGAAATCTATGATTTGTTCCCAGTATTGCGCGATATGTTGCATCGGCGTGGCGGAGATCTATCGGGCGGGCAACAGCAGCAGCTTGCAATAGGCCGAGCATTGGTTATGCGGCCACAGCTGTTGATTCTGGATGAGCCTACCGAGGGTATTCAGCCCTCGGTGATTAAGGATATTCATAATGTGATTAGCATATTGCGCGATCGTGGTGAAATGGCAATTTTGCTGGTAGAGCAATACTTTGAGTTTGCGCGAGCGCTAGCAGACAGCTATGTTGTGATGGACCGAGGTAACGCCGTTTTGAGTGGTGATATTGGCGCGATGGATGAGACCCGTGTACGTGAGTACTTAACGGTCTAG
- a CDS encoding TorF family putative porin has protein sequence MKLSKTLIASSVAAVMAAGVMAPAQAEVEVGASVGVASTYLWRGADLGSGTPAVSGDLNVSAAGFYAGIWGSSGDTGAGTEYDLYAGYGGSVGDFSYDLSVWSYNYPTGAGYTDDNETDFTDWTDAVVSLGYGPMSFAAYIPVGKDNSSGDYMYYTLGADIGAFSLLVGMHSDDVGGGGAVGQCAPEDAGEACSPVHLNVSYAYNDNLSFTVSQFIADESDDDDMKFVVSYTLPLGE, from the coding sequence ATGAAATTGAGTAAAACTCTTATCGCTTCATCTGTTGCTGCTGTAATGGCTGCTGGTGTAATGGCTCCTGCGCAAGCAGAAGTTGAAGTCGGCGCTTCGGTTGGTGTGGCTAGCACTTACTTGTGGCGTGGTGCCGATCTGGGATCAGGCACTCCTGCTGTATCTGGTGATTTGAACGTTAGTGCTGCTGGTTTCTATGCCGGTATTTGGGGGTCTTCTGGTGATACCGGAGCTGGAACAGAATATGACTTGTATGCTGGCTATGGTGGTTCTGTTGGCGATTTTTCTTATGACTTAAGTGTATGGAGTTATAACTATCCGACGGGCGCTGGGTACACGGATGATAATGAAACTGATTTCACTGATTGGACTGACGCTGTAGTGAGCTTGGGCTACGGTCCTATGAGTTTTGCTGCTTACATTCCCGTTGGTAAAGATAATAGCTCAGGTGATTATATGTACTACACGTTGGGTGCTGATATTGGTGCATTCTCGTTATTAGTCGGCATGCATTCGGATGATGTTGGCGGCGGCGGCGCTGTTGGTCAGTGTGCACCTGAAGATGCTGGTGAAGCATGTAGCCCAGTGCATTTGAATGTAAGCTATGCCTATAACGATAACCTCTCATTTACAGTTAGTCAGTTCATCGCCGATGAGTCTGATGATGATGATATGAAGTTTGTGGTTTCTTACACCCTACCTTTAGGCGAATAA
- the glnK gene encoding P-II family nitrogen regulator produces the protein MKLITAVIKPFKLDAVREALSDIGVQGITVTEVKGFGRQKGHTELYRGAEYVVDFLPKTKLEVAVADTQVDQVVEAISKAAHSGKIGDGKIFVSALEQVVRIRTGETGEDAL, from the coding sequence ATGAAATTAATTACTGCTGTTATCAAGCCTTTCAAGCTCGATGCTGTGCGTGAAGCGCTTTCTGATATTGGTGTACAGGGTATTACTGTTACTGAAGTTAAAGGTTTTGGTCGTCAGAAAGGTCACACCGAACTTTACCGCGGTGCCGAGTATGTTGTGGACTTTTTACCTAAAACCAAGCTTGAGGTTGCAGTCGCGGACACTCAGGTGGATCAGGTTGTAGAAGCGATCAGCAAAGCTGCACACAGCGGCAAAATTGGCGATGGCAAGATCTTTGTATCGGCCCTCGAGCAAGTTGTACGTATTCGCACCGGCGAGACCGGCGAAGACGCCCTGTAA
- a CDS encoding ammonium transporter, translating into MENQIFELQYALDTFYFLICGALVMWMAAGFAMLESGLVRSKNTTEILTKNVALYAIACTMYFVCGYAIMYGGDIFLSGITGDGVAGADEPATYAPSADFFFQVVFVATAMSIVSGAVAERMKLWAFLAFAVVMTGFIYPMEGSWTWGGNAVFGMYTLGDMGFSDFAGSGIVHMAGAAAALSGVLVLGARKGKYGANGSVNAIPGSNLPLATLGMFILWMGWFGFNGGSVLATASVESANSVAVVFMNTNAAAAGGLVAALLVARIMFGKADLTMALNGALAGLVAITAEPSTPSALQATLFGAIGGVLVVFSILFLDKLKIDDPVGAISVHGVVGLLGLLLVPITNDGSSFSGQIVGALTIFVWVFVTSLIVWFAIKAIIGVRVSEEEEFEGVDIAECGMEAYPEFTGGK; encoded by the coding sequence ATGGAAAACCAAATATTTGAATTGCAGTACGCCTTAGACACGTTCTATTTTTTGATCTGCGGTGCACTGGTTATGTGGATGGCGGCTGGCTTTGCCATGCTGGAATCGGGCTTGGTTCGCTCGAAAAACACCACAGAAATCTTAACTAAAAACGTGGCTTTGTATGCCATCGCTTGCACTATGTACTTTGTGTGCGGTTACGCGATTATGTACGGCGGCGATATCTTTTTGTCTGGTATTACTGGTGACGGCGTTGCTGGCGCTGATGAGCCTGCTACTTACGCACCGTCGGCAGACTTCTTCTTCCAGGTTGTTTTCGTTGCTACGGCAATGTCGATTGTTTCTGGTGCTGTTGCTGAGCGTATGAAGCTTTGGGCCTTCTTGGCTTTCGCCGTTGTAATGACTGGTTTCATCTACCCAATGGAAGGTAGCTGGACTTGGGGCGGTAATGCTGTGTTTGGCATGTACACCTTGGGTGATATGGGCTTCTCTGATTTCGCGGGTTCTGGCATTGTTCACATGGCGGGCGCCGCTGCTGCGCTTTCAGGCGTACTTGTACTAGGCGCACGTAAAGGCAAATATGGCGCTAACGGCAGTGTTAATGCTATTCCTGGTTCTAACTTACCATTGGCTACCTTGGGTATGTTCATCCTTTGGATGGGCTGGTTCGGCTTTAACGGTGGCTCTGTATTGGCAACTGCCAGCGTAGAAAGCGCCAACTCTGTAGCGGTGGTATTTATGAATACTAACGCAGCAGCAGCGGGTGGCTTGGTTGCGGCGCTATTGGTTGCACGCATTATGTTCGGTAAGGCCGACTTAACGATGGCGCTTAACGGTGCGCTGGCTGGTTTGGTCGCAATTACTGCTGAGCCATCTACGCCATCGGCATTACAGGCTACATTGTTTGGTGCTATAGGCGGTGTGTTGGTGGTATTTAGCATCTTGTTCCTAGATAAGCTAAAAATTGATGACCCCGTTGGTGCTATTTCTGTTCACGGTGTTGTTGGCTTGTTGGGCTTATTGTTGGTGCCAATCACTAACGACGGTTCAAGCTTTAGCGGTCAAATTGTTGGTGCTTTAACCATCTTTGTTTGGGTCTTCGTAACCAGCTTAATTGTTTGGTTTGCTATCAAAGCCATCATTGGAGTGCGTGTTAGCGAAGAAGAAGAGTTCGAAGGTGTGGATATCGCCGAGTGCGGTATGGAAGCTTACCCAGAGTTTACTGGCGGTAAGTAA
- a CDS encoding P-II family nitrogen regulator produces the protein MKLITAVVKPFKLDDVRNALSEIGVQGMTVTEVKGFGRQKGHTELYRGAEYVVDFLPKVKLEMAVSDDVVESAVEAITKAAQTGKIGDGKIFIQSLEEIVRIRTGETGPDAV, from the coding sequence ATGAAACTGATTACTGCAGTTGTAAAACCTTTTAAGCTGGATGACGTGCGTAATGCGCTGTCTGAAATTGGTGTTCAAGGTATGACTGTGACCGAAGTGAAAGGCTTTGGCCGCCAAAAGGGGCATACCGAGCTATACCGGGGTGCAGAGTACGTTGTTGACTTCTTGCCTAAGGTTAAGCTTGAAATGGCGGTTTCTGATGATGTTGTTGAATCGGCCGTTGAGGCGATTACTAAAGCTGCCCAAACCGGTAAGATTGGCGATGGTAAAATCTTTATCCAGTCGCTCGAAGAAATTGTGCGTATTCGCACGGGCGAAACCGGCCCTGATGCCGTTTAA